The genome window GAGTTCGTGCTGGAAGGATCCCCAGCGCGCGTTGGTATAGGCCCCGGCCGCGCGCCGCATCGACACGGCCGACAGGTCCTCGCGCTGCTGACGGCTCAGGCCCAGCGTCGCGGGCATCAGCCAGATATCGGCGTCGAGGCCGCTCTGATGGCTGGCATGTCCCGATGTCATCGGCCCGCCGCGGGGCTGGCTCATGTCGCCCACGTAGATGCCGTTCGACGCGGGATGCGACGCCATCTTGCGCGACAGGCGCTGGACCATGTCGATCGTTTCGGGATGGGCCCAGTTGCGGTTGCGGCTGAGGCGCATTGCCTGCCATGTCGGCCCGGTCTCGGCCAGCTGCTGCGCGCCCGCGACGCAGCCGCGCGAATAGCCGCCATAGGGTGCAGCCGGAAGGTTCGAGCCGGTCGCCGCCACCCCGAAGAGGCTTTTGGCGACCGCGTTGCGATCGACCGCGACGCCGCGCATGTCGGGTTCGGGAACCGTCGCGGTTCCGCAGGATGCGAGCGCGAGCGCCGCGGCCATCAGGATCGTGGGAAGTCTCATGCTGCTCGATCTCCGTCGGGTTTCACCCAGACTAGCAGAACCAGCCCGATTGCGAAGAGCGCGATGAGCGGTGCGATGCCCCAGTGTTGCGATCCTGTCAGCGAGGTCGCGAGGGCGATCGAGAGCGGGGCCAGGAACGACGTGGCCTTGCCCGCCAGCGCATAGAGCCCGAACCCTTCGGTCATGCGGCCCGGATCGCCCTGGCGCACCATCATGGTCCGGCTCGCTGCCTGCAGCGCGCCGCCCGCGGCCCCGATCGTCGCGCCCACGATCATGAAGGCCATGTCGGGCGTGCTCGACCCGATGCTCTGTTGCGTGCCGAAGACGCTCTCTCGCGAGATGAACATCGCGGCCAGCACGCACAGGATGAGCGTCACGACGCAGGTGACGATGACCGGAAGCGGCCCGAACTTCTGGTCCGCGCGGCCGCCCGCCCAGGCAAAGATCGCGCCCGTGACGATCGCGATGATGCCGAACGTGCCGGTCTGGACGACGCTCCAGTCAAGGACGCCCGCCGCAAAGATCGCGCCCAGCGCGTAGGTCCCGTTCAGCCCGTCGCGATAGAACATGGACGCCGCGAGGAACGCGAGGCGCGACGGCGTCCGGGGCAGGTCGCGGATCGTGCGCCGAAGATCCGACAGCGCGGTCGTGACGTCCCGGCTCGAGGCGCCGCGCCGTGGGCGCGGATCGCGCACCCAGAGGAAGAATGGCACCATGAAGACCATGTACCAGATTGCCGTCAGCGGCCCGATGAAGCGCGTTCCCTCGCGCGCGGTGCCGTCGAGCCCGAAGAGGGGCGCGATCCCGATGAGCGTGCGGCCCGTCGCCGCATCCTCGGCGAAGAAGGCCAGCGCCAGGATCAGCGCGACGAGCCCGCCTACATAGCCGAACGCCCACCCGTCGCCCGAGATGCGTCCGATCCGCTCGCGCGGGGCGAGCTCGGGCAGCATGGAGTTTGTGAAGATCGTCGCGAATTCCATCCCGACGAGTCCGAGGCAGAACCCCGCAAGCACGGGCACCAGCGGCAGATCCTCCGGTGTCGCCCACCAGACCGACGCGGCCCCCGCGACGTAGAGGACCGAGAAGATCGCGATCCAGCGCATTCGTGTGCCTGACCGATCGGCGATCGCCCCCAGGACGGGCGCGACACAGGCGATGACGATACCCGCCGCGGCGATGGCGAAGCCCCAGACCGACTGCGCCCGCGCGCCGTCGCCGAGGATCGACTGGATGTAGGGCCCGAAGATGAAGGTGATGAGCAACGTGTTGTAGGGCTGGCTGGCCCAGTCGAAGAAGAACCATCCCCAGATGCGCTTCCGTGCGGTTTCGTCCCGTGCCTGCGTCATCGTCCCGCCTCGTGTCTTTTTTCGGCATAGAAACACGAGCGCTGCGCGCTCTGCCAGCCCTAGCGCGGCCCGTCTTCGTCCTGCATCGGTGGCCAGGGTCGTTCGCCCTCGGCCTCGCCCCAGGCGGTGATCCAGCCCGGCAGCGGCGGAGAGGCCGTGCCGCCCAGGATCTCCGTGGCTGTCGCCGTCGGGACAAGCCCGTTTCGGTCGGTCAGCGCATTGCGGAAAAGCCCGTGCGAGGTGCATGTACCGCCGACCCACATGCCCTGCTCGAGATAGAAGAACCGCGCATCCCAGCCGACCAGCCGCGAGCGCATCTCGATTTCGTCCCAGAGCCGCACCCGCTTGCGATAGCGTACCGAGCTGCCGGCGACCGTCCCGACCCATCGCCGCTCGCGCATCTTCCCGACAAGGCCCAGCCGGTAGAACAGCGCGACCCGTCCGAGATCGTAGAGCGTGAGCGTGCGGCCGTTGTTGAGCTCGCGGAAGATGTCGAGATCGTGCGGCCAGCAGCGAAGCCGGCTCACATGCGTGTCGAAGGTCCCGAGCGGAGCCGCGCGCTTCGCGGCCCGGATCTCGAGGCCCATGCGGAGGAAGGGATACATCACGGCTCTCCTTGCGCGGCCTTGCGCGGACTGGCCCCGGGGCGCGTCGCGGTCAAGGCTTGCCGCCGCGTCGCGGTGTCATTAGATCGGGGCGGAGCGCAAAATAAGGGGCCCTCATGACATCGCTTCTCCAGATCCTGCTGCTGATTCTCGACGTCGTGTGGTTCATCATGATCGCGCATATCGTGATGTCGTGGCTCATCAACTTTCAGGTGCTGAACCTCCGCCAGCCCCTCGTCGCGCAGATCTGGGACGGTCTCACGCGGCTGCTAGAGCCGCTCTACGGGCCGATCCGGCGGATCCTGCCGCCGATGGGCGGGCTCGACCTCGCGCCGCTCATCGCGCTGATCGGGGTCTACGCGATCCGGATCATCCTGATGAACAACGCCGCCGCCTTCTACTGAGGCGGCGCACCCGGACCGACTGCCGGGACATGCGTATTTGAGAAAGCAAAGAGGGGCGGGGCACGCGTGAGGCATCCAGGGCGCAGGTCGTGAGCGGACTCGACGAGATCCTGACGCGGGTCTTCGGCTTCGCCGATTTCCGCCCCGGCCAGCGCGAGATCGTCGAGGCGGTGGCCGGCGGCGAGGACGTGCTCGCCATCATGCCGACGGGCGGCGGCAAGTCGCTCTGCTACCAGCTTCCGGCGCTCGAGGGGACGGGGACGACGCTCGTCATCTCGCCGCTCATCGCGCTGATGCGCGACCAGGTGCGCGCGCTGAGGGCATCGGGCGTGGCGGCGGGCGCGCTCACCTCCGGCAATACCGACGAGGAGAGCGACGCGGTCTGGCGCGGGCTCGAGGATGGCAGCCTCAGGCTTCTCTACATGGCACCCGAGCGGCTCGCCTCGGGCGGGATGGAACGGGTTCTGCGGCAGTCGGGCATCGCCCGCATCGCCGTGGACGAGGCGCATTGCGTCAGCCAGTGGGGCCACGATTTCCGGCCGGACTATCTCAGGATCGGCGAGCTGCGCCGCGCGCTGGGCGTGCCGCTTGCGGCCTTCACGGCGACCGCCGACGAGGAAACCCGCGCCGAGATCGTCGAGCGGCTCTTCGGGCAGGACGCGACGCCGCGCCAGTTCCTGCGCGGCTTCGACCGGCCGAACATCCATCTGGCCTTCGCCGCCAAGGACGGGCCGCGCCGGCAGATCCTCGATTTCGCGGCTGCGCGGCGCGGTCAGCCCGGCATCGTCTATTGCGGCACGCGCGCCAAGACCGAAGGGCTCGCGCAGGCGCTCGGCCAGGCGGGACATGCCGCCTGCGCCTATCACGGCGGGATGGAATCCGACGCCAGGCGCGCCGTGGAGGAACGTTTCGCGCGCGAGGACGGCCTCGTCGTCTGCGCGACCGTGGCCTTCGGGATGGGCGTCGACAAGCCCGACATCCGCTGGGTCGCACATGCCGACCTGCCGAAGTCGATCGAGGGCTATTACCAGGAGATCGGCCGCGCGGGCCGCGACGGCGCGCCCGCCGATACGCTCACGCTCTACGGTCCCGACGACATCCGTCTGCGCCGCACCCAGATCGACGAGGGTCTCGCCCCGCCCGAGCGCAAGAGCGCCGATCACGGACGGCTCAACGCGCTTCTGGGGCTGGCCGAGGCGCTCGGATGCCGGCGGGTGCAGCTGCTGGGCTATTTCGGCGAGGCGGCCGAGCCCTGCGGAAATTGCGATCTCTGCGATCGTCCGCCCGAGACCTTCGATGCGACCGAGGCCGTGCGCATGGCGCTCTCGGCGATCCTCAGGACCGACGAGCGGTTCGGCACGGGCCATCTCATCGACATCCTGACGGGCAATCCGACCGACAAGGTGCGCGAGCGCGGGCATGACGACCTGCCGACCTTCGGCGTCGGTCGTGCGCACGACAAGCGGCACTGGCAGGCCGTGTTCCGCCAGATGATGGGCCGCGACCTGGTCCGGCCCGATGCCGAACGGCACGGCGCGCTCAGGATGACGCATGCCGCGCGGCCGATCCTGCGCGGCGAGGCGGGGATCGAGTTGCGCCGCGACGCGATCGCGCGCCGCGAGGGGCCGGTGCCGCGCGCGCTGGTCGCCGAGGAGGACGCGCCGCTTCTGTCCGCGCTGAAGGCGCAGCGGCGCGCGCTGGCCGAGGCGCAGGGCGTTCCCGCCTATGTGATCTTTGCCGACCGCACGCTGATCGAGATGGCCGAGCGCCGCCCCCGGAGCCTCGACGAGATGGCGCGGATCTCGGGCGTGGGCGCGGTGAAGCTCGACCGGTTCGGCGCGACCTTCCTCAAGGTTGTGACGGGCGAGGCCGAGGAGATGCATCCCGCGCGCCGCAAGCTCGCGGGCCGACCGCAGGGCGCGCTCTACGACCGGCTGATGGAGGCGCAGCAGCGCCTCGCGCGCGGCGTGGACGGCACCGACAAGCCGCTCAGCTGCGCGTCGAACACGCTGAGCTGGATCGCCGAGCGCAGGCCCGACTCGATCGAGGCGCTGGCACGCGCGCCAGGCCTCAGCGCGCCCAAGCTCGACCGGTTCGGCCGTGCCTTCCTCGACGCCGTCGACGAGGGTTGAGGGTCCGGCGCGCGCAGGTATGATCCCCCGCTCATCAACTCATAGGAACCGCCCATGCTGATCGTCCTGTCGCCCGCGAAGAAGCTCGACTGGGACGTGCCGCACGACGAGGTGCGGCAGCCCGCCTTCCAGGAGGAGGCCAACATCCTCGCCGGACATGCGCGGGAATTGTCGGTTGACGATCTGAAGGCGCTGATGGGGCTCAGCGACGATCTGGCGCGGCTGAACCGCGACCGGTTCCACGCGATGGACGAGGCGTCCGATGCCGACAACAGCCGCCCCGCCGCGCTGGTCTTCGCGGGCGACACCTATCAGGGGCTCGAGGCGCGCACGATGGAGCCGCACGCCATAGCTTTCGCCGAGGATCGGCTGCGGATCCTGTCGGGCCTCTACGGGTTGCTCGGGCCGCTCGATTCGATCCAGGCCTACAGGCTCGAGATGGGCTCCAGGCTCAGATCCGGGCGCGGCGGGAACCTCTATGCCTTCTGGGGCGACCGGATCGCCCGGGCACTCGACGCTCAGGCGGCGGCGATCGGGACCGATACGCTCGTCAATTGCGCGAGCCAGGAATATTTCGGCGCGGTCGATCGCAAGGCGCTGGGCCTGCGCGTGATCACGCCGCGCTTCCTCGAGGACGGACCCAAGGGGCCGCGCGTGGTCAGCTTCCATGCCAAGCGCGCGCGCGGTGCCATGGCGCGCTTCGTCTGCGAGAACCGCCTGACCGATCCCGACGCGATCACGGGCTTCGACGCTGGCGGCTACGTCCATATGCCCGAGCTGTCCGACGGGCCCGACCAGCCGGCCTTCCTCCGCCGCGCGGCCTGACCGCCCCGCACGCGGAAATGTCAGCGACGGAGGCGGGGATTGCGGTTCGCGCGCCGGGACGGCTCTGTTAGGCTCGGGAACACAACCGCTGCGGGCGCGGGCATGCCGCGCGCGACGAGCAGGGACGAAGGAGGTGCTCCATGTCGATCTTTTTTCGCGGCGTTCTCCTGGCCGTGGCGCTTCCGGGCGTGGCCCTGGCGCAATCCGCGTCCGAGGCCCCGGCCCCGAGGGTTTCCGCCACGCCGCCCACCGTAACGCCGAGCCTCCGACCAGCGGCGCGGCCCGATCCCGCACCGGCCGAGATCCCCGCCACGCCCAGCACGGCCGAGGCGCGTGCCTTCGCGGAGTGGGTCTCGCGGTTCCGGGGCCGCGCACTCACTCAGGGCGTGTCCTCGCAGGTCTTCGATGCCGCGTTCGAGGATGCGGCTTATCTGCCCGAGGTGATCGCGCGCGACCGCAATCAATCGGAATTCACCTCGACGATCTGGCAATATCTCGACCGCGCGGCTTCCGATGCCCGGGTCGAGAACGGGCGCGCGGCGCTGCGCGAACACGGCCGCATCCTCGACGCGATCGAGGCACGCTACGGCGTCGAGAAGGAGGTCGTGACGGCGGTCTGGGGGCTCGAATCGGCCTATGGCACGCGGCGGGGCGACATCGACATCGTCTCCGCGCTCGCCACGCTCGCACATGACGGGCGGCGCGGTGCCTTCTTCGAGGCGCAGCTCGTCGGCGCGCTCAAGATCGTGCAATCGGGCGACGTGGCACCGCGGCAGATGACCGGAAGCTGGGCGGGCGCGATGGGACACACGCAGTTCATCCCGACCTCCTACATCGCCTATGCGGTCGATTTTACCGGCGACGGCCGGCGCGACATCTGGAGCGACGATCCGACGGACGCGCTCGCCTCCACCGCCGCATATCTCGCGAATTTCGGCTGGGTGACCGGCCAGCCATGGGGTGTCGAGATCCGTCTGCCCGAGGGCTTCGACTATTCCCAGGCCAGCCGCCAGATCAAGCGGATGCCCTCCGACTGGGCCGCGGCAGGCGTGACCGGGATCGACGGCGCGGCCGTCGAGGATTTCGGCGAGGCGTCGATCCTGCTGCCGGCCGGGGCGTCCGGTGCCGCGTTCATGATCTTCCGCAACTTCGAAGTGATCGAGCGGTACAACGCCGCGGAGGCCTATGTCATCGGAGTGGGCCACCTGGCCGACCGCCTCGCGGGCGGGGACCCCATCGATGCCGACTGGCCGCGCGACGACCGGGCGCTGGCCTTCGCCGAACGGGTTGAGCTTCAGCGCCGACTGACCGAGGCGGGCTACAATACCAGGGGGGCCGACGGGATGATCGGGCCGCTCACCATCGGGGCGATCCGCAACTACCAGCGGGCCTCGGGCGCGATCCCCGACGGCTATGCCTCGCTGAGGCTTCTCGATACGCTGCGCTCGGACGGAAGCTGACGCTCAGCCGATCCGCCCGCGCGGGCCCGGCCCCACCTGCGCGCGGTGCAGCAGCAGATGGTCGAGCATCACCGCCGCCGCCATCGCCTCGGCCACGGGAACGGCGCGGATCCCGACGCAAGGGTCGTGGCGGCCCTTGGTGACGATCTCAGTGGGCTCGCCCGACTTGGTGATCGTGCGCCGCGTCTGCAGGATCGACGAGGTCGGCTTGACCGCAAAGCGCAGCACGATGTCCTGCCCGGTCGAGATCCCGCCCAGGATGCCGCCCGCATGGTTCGATCCGTATTCCGGGCCGTCCGGTCCCATGAAGATCTCGTCGGCATTGTCGCCGCCCGTGAGGCCGGCTGCCGCCAGCCCCTCGCCGATCTCGACGCCCTTGACGGCGTTGATGCTCATCATCGCGGCGGCAAGCTCGGTGTCGAGCTTGGCATAGATCGGCGCGCCCAGCCCTGCCGGTGCGCCGCTGATCGAAAGCTCGATCATCGCGCCGACGGACTGGCCGTCCTTGCGGATCTCGTCGAGATACTCACCCCATTCGACGGCGGCTTCCGCGTCGGGCACCCAGAACGGGTTGCGCCCGATCTCGTCCGCGTCGAACCGGGCGCGGTCGATATGCCGCGCGCCCATCTGCACCATGTAGCCGGTGATGGCGAGCCCGGGCGCGAGTTCCGCCAGCACCGCGCGCGCGACGCCGCCCGCGGCGACCCGCGCCGCCGTCTCGCGCGCCGACGACCTGCCGCCGCCGCGCGGATCGCGGATGCCGTATTTCTGCCAATAGGCGATATCGGCATGTCCGGGGCGGAATTTTTCGGCGATCTCGCCGTAATCCTTGGACCGCTGATCGGTATTCTCGATCATCAGCTGGATGGGCGTGCCGGTCGTGCGCCCCTCGTAGGTGCCCGACAGGATCCTGACCGCATCCGCCTCGCGCCGCTGCGTGGTATAGCGCGACGTGCCGGGCTTGCGGCGGTCCATCCAGACCTGGATCGCCTCCTCCGAGATCTCGATGCCCGGAGGGCAGCCGTCGACCGTCGCGCCGAGAGCCGGGCCGTGGCTTTCACCCCAGGTCGTGACGCGGAAGAGATGTCCGTAGGTATTGAGGCTCATGGCCCGGGTGTTAGCGGCCCGCCCGCCGCCGCTCAAGCGGTTTCGCCTTGCGGCACGGGGCGAAGCGGCCTAGCGTCCGGGCTACCTCGGGGTGCCCGCATGGGCTGAGATGCGCGAAATCGCGAACCCGTTGAACCTGAACCGGTTAGAACCGGCGGAGGGAAGGTCGGTCTTCGTTGCGCCACTTCTCCGTCCGGGATGGAAAGGATACGCGATGAAACCGCTCTTCGTCCTCGGCATCGGACTTCTCGGATGTCCCGCGCTCGCGCAGGATCGCCCCGTCCTCGACGTCTATACCTACGACAGCTTCGTCAGCGACTGGGGCCCAGGCCCCGCCATCGCGGAGGCGTTCGAGGCGGAATGTGGCTGCGAGCTGAACTTCACCGCACCGGGTGACGGGGCCGCGCTTCTCGCGCGTCTGCGGCTCGAAGGTGCGCGCAGCGATGCCGACGTGGTCGTGGGGCTCGATACCAACCTGATGGCGGCGGCCGGGGAAACCGGGCTCTTCGCGCCCCACGGGATTGACGACATCGCATGGGATCTGCCGGTCGAATGGAACGATCCCACCTTCCTGCCCTACGATTGGGGCTATTTCGCCTTCGTCCACGAGGCCGATTTCGACCCCCCGACAAGCTTCCGCGACCTCGCCGAGGGCGATGCCTCGATCCTGATCCAGGACCCGCGCTCCTCCACGCCGGGGCTGGGCCTCCTCCTCTGGGTCAGTGCCGCCTATGGCGACGAGGCCCCCGCCATATGGGAAGGGCTTGCCGACAACATCGTCACGGTGACGCCCGGCTGGTCCGAGGCCTACGGCCTCTTCCTCGAGGGCGAGGCCGACATGGTCCTGAGCTACACGACCTCGCCCGCCTATCACGCCATCGCCGAGGACGACGACAGCAAGCGCGCGGCCCTCTTCGACGAAGGCCACTACCTCCAGATCGAGGTCGCGGGAATGCTCGCGGGCAGCGATCAGCCCGATCTTGCGCGCGACTTCCTGCGCTTCCTCGCCGGCGACGCCGCGCAATCGGTGCTGCCCACGACCAACTGGATGTATCCCGCCCGCATCCCCGAGGAGGGCCTCCCGGAGGCCTTCGGCGATCTCGTCTCGCCGGGCACGGCGCTGCAATTCCCGCCCGGGGAGGTGCCCGCGATCCGCGACACCGCGCTCGAGGCCTGGCTCGCCGCGCTGAGCCGGTGATCCGTCCCGCGACGGTCGCGGGGGCCCTCGCGGGCGGCCTCGTCCTCACGCTGATCCTCGGCAGCATCGCGGCCGTGGCCTGGACGGCCGAACCCGGCGCCGGCCTCGGCCCGTCGGACTGGGCCGCGCTGCGCTTCACGCTCTGGCAGGCGGCGCTCTCGGCGCTCTTCAGTGTGGCACTGGCCGTGCCGGTCGCCCGCGCGCTTGCACGGCGGCGCTTTCCGGGGCGATCGCTCGTCGTCACGGCGCTGGGCGCGCCGTTCATCCTGCCGGTCATCGTGGCGATCCTGGGCCTCGTGATGATCTTCGGTCGCGGCGGCGCGCTCAACTGGGCGCTCGGGGCGCTGGGCCTGCCGCCCGTCGGGATCTACGGGGCCTGGGGCGTCGTGCTGGCCCATGTCTTCTTCAACCTGCCGCTCGCCACGCGGTTGATCCTGCAGGGTTGGCTCGACATCCCCGCCGAACGGTTCCGCCTTGCCGCATCGCTGGGGATGGCCCCGCGCGCGCTCTTCCTCCGGATCGAGGTGCCCATGCTTGTCAGGGTCGTGCCGGGGGCGGCGCTTGTCGTGTTCCTCATCTGCATCACCTCCTTCGCGGTTGCGCTGACGCTCGGGGGCGGGCCGCGTGCCACGACGGTCGAGCTTGCGATCTACCAGGCGTTCCGCTTCGATTTCGACCTCGGCCGGGCCGCGCTTCTGGCGCTCCTGCAACTCGGGATCACGGTGCTGGCCGCGCTCCTCGCGCTCGCCGTCGCGACGCCCGACGCGATGGGGGCGGGGCTCGACCGGCCGCCGCGGCGCTGGGGCAATCCGCCGGTGACCTTCGACGCGGTCGTGCTGGCCGTCGCGCTTCTTTTCCTGCTGGCCCCGATCGCGGTCCTGACCGCGCGGGGATTGCCGCAGCTGGCGGGCCTTCCGTCCGAGATCTGGTCGGCCGCGTCTCGTTCCTGTGCGGTGGCCATGGGATCTGCCGCGCTGACCATCGCGCTCGCGCTGCCCATCGCGATCGCGGTCGAGCGGATCCGCGGCGGGGCGGCCCGCGCGCTCGAGATCGCGGGAATGATGGGCATCGCGGCATCGCCCCTCGTCATCGGAACGGGGCTCTTCGTCGTGACCTTTCCGATCATCGCACCCGATCGGCTGACCCTGCCGGTCACGGGCCTCGTCAACGCGGTGATGGCGCTGCCCTTCGCGCTCCGCGTTCTCGTTCCCGCCGTCGCGCGGACCGAAGCGCAGTTCGGCCGCCTCGCCACGTCGCTGGGGATCGAGGGGGCCGCTCGGTTCCGCCTCGTGATCCTGCCGCGGATCGGGCGGCCGCTGGGTTTCGGCGCGGGTCTGGCCGCGGCGCTGTCGATGGGCGATCTCGGGGTTGTCGCGCTCTTCGCGGATGCCGACGACGCCACGCTGCCGCTGCAGCTCTACCGGCTCATGGGGGCCTACCGGATGGACGACGCGGCGGGGGCGGCGCTTCTGTTGCTCGCGCTCAGCCTTGCGGCCTTCTGGATCTTCGACAGGGGAGGGCGCGTCGATGCTCAGGCTTGAAGACCTGCTTCTCGCGCGCGGGGATTTCCTGCTGGGCGCGAGCGTCTCGATCCCTCGGGGCGCGCGCGTCGCGATCCTCGGGCCTTCGGGCGCGGGAAAATCCACGCTGCTCGACGCAATCGGCGGGTTCCTCGCGCCCGATCACGGCCGTATCCTCTGGGAGGGTCGCGACATCACCGCCGTGCCGCCCGCGGACCGGCCGGTCGCGATGATCTTTCAGGACAACAACCTCTTCCCGCATCTCACAGTCGCGCGGAACGTGGGTCTCGGGCTCAGGCCGAACGGCCGTCTCGATGCCGCCGACCGCGCCCGCGTGCTGGGCGCGCTCGCCGATGTCGGCCTCGATGGCATGGCGGAGCGTCGTCCCGCCGACCTCTCCGGCGGCCAGCAAAGCCGCGTGGCGCTGGCGCGCGTGGGCCTGCAGGATCGTCCGATCCTCCTCCTCGACGAGGCGTTCGCGGCGCTCGGCCCCGCGATGAAGCGCGAGATGATCGCGCTGGTGACCCGGTTCTGCGATGCGCGCGACCTAACGCTGCTGATGGTCACGCACGACCCCGAGGATGCGCGACGCCTCGATGGCGACATCATGGTCGTGGCGGATGGCGGCGTGAGCGCGCCCGCGCCCGCGCGCGCCACACTTGCCGATCCGCCAGCATCCCTCGCCGCCTATCTCGCGGGCTAGGGGCGGAAACGAAAAAAGCCGCCCCGGGGGGCGGCTTTCTTGGATTTCATGCCGGGGCGGTCAGTGGCCCTTGTGCTTGATCTTGCGCTTGTGCGGCGCCCAGATCCGCTTGTTCGTGAGATAGAGCAGCACCGCCAGCACGCCCAGCATCAGCACGCCGGTAAAGCCCGCCTGCTTGCGCGCTCCGAGCTTGGGCTCCGCCGTCCACATCAGGAACGCCGCGACGTCCTGCGCGGTGGATTCCAGATCGGTGGGGCTGCCATCCGCGAAGGGCACGTCGTCGCCATAGAGCGGCGGTGCCATCGCGATCCATCCGCCCGGAAACGCCTCGTTCTCGTAGAGGACGGCACCGGCTTCCTCGCGCTGCTCGCCGGTATATCCCGTGAGGAGCGAGGCGATGTATTCCGGTCCGCCCATCCCGTTGACGAGCTGGCTGATCCCGGTGCCGTAGGGCCCGTGAAAGCCCGCCCGCGCCTTCGCCATCAGGCTCAGGTCGGGCGCGTTCGACAGCGACGATTGCGGGAAATGGTCGGTCGGGATCGCGGGACGATAATCGCCCTGACCGTCCAGCAATGCCTCGTCGTAGACCTCGTAGAACTCGGCATAGGCGCGGACCTGCGGCTCGGGCAGCGCGGGGCCGCCCTCCTCACCGAGCGCACGGAACGCCACGTAGCGCAGACCGTGGCAGGCCGAGCAGACCTCGGTATAGACCTGCAACCCGCGCTGGAGCTGCATCTGGTCGTAGCTGCCGAAGGGCCCCTCGAACGAGAAGTCGAAATCGGTGACGTGCCCTTCCTCGGCGGCGAGGGCGGGACCGCCCGCCAGGCCGAGAGCCAGCATCGCGCCGAGGGTGAGTTTCCTAAGCATCATGGTCCTTTCTCACTCGGCCGGGTTCACGACGGTCGTGGTCCCGCCCGTGTTCGGTGCGTAATGGCGCGCGTAGTCTTCCTCGATCGTGCCGGGCCGGGCCAGCGGCTTCTCGAAGACGCCGAGAAGCGGCAGGACGATCAGGAAGTAACCGAACCAGTAGGCCGCCGCGATCAGCGAGATCGAGGCATAGGGCTCCTCCGCCGGCATCGCGCCGACCCACATCAGGACGAAGAAGTCGACGACGAGGCCCGCGAAGAACCACTTGAACATCGGCCGGTACCGGCCCGAGCGCACCGACGACGTGTCGAGCCAGGGGGCCAGCGCCATGACGAGGATCGCGCCGAACATGGCCAGCACGCCGAAGAACTTGGCATCCACGATGCCGCCGGTCACGAAGCTCGCGATCTGCACGACCCACACCTCGGAGGTGAAGGCCCGCAGGATCGCGTAGAACGGCAGGAAGTACCATTCGGGCACGATATGCGCCGGCGTCGCGAGGGAGTTCGCCTCGATGTAGTTGTCGGGGTGGCCGAGGTAGTTCGGCATGAAGCCCACGATCGCGAAGAACACGACCAGGATCACGGCGAGCGCGAAGAGGTCCTTGATCACGAAATAGGGCCAGAAGGGCAGGGTGTCCTTGCGGGCCTCCTCCTTCGAGGTGCGCCGCACCTCGACCCCGGTGGGGTTGTTGTTGCCCGTCGTGTGGAAGGCCCAGATATGCACGACCGTCAGCCCGACGAGGATCATCGGCATCAGGTAGTGCAGCGAGAAGAAC of Palleronia sp. LCG004 contains these proteins:
- the aroC gene encoding chorismate synthase, with product MSLNTYGHLFRVTTWGESHGPALGATVDGCPPGIEISEEAIQVWMDRRKPGTSRYTTQRREADAVRILSGTYEGRTTGTPIQLMIENTDQRSKDYGEIAEKFRPGHADIAYWQKYGIRDPRGGGRSSARETAARVAAGGVARAVLAELAPGLAITGYMVQMGARHIDRARFDADEIGRNPFWVPDAEAAVEWGEYLDEIRKDGQSVGAMIELSISGAPAGLGAPIYAKLDTELAAAMMSINAVKGVEIGEGLAAAGLTGGDNADEIFMGPDGPEYGSNHAGGILGGISTGQDIVLRFAVKPTSSILQTRRTITKSGEPTEIVTKGRHDPCVGIRAVPVAEAMAAAVMLDHLLLHRAQVGPGPRGRIG
- a CDS encoding lytic murein transglycosylase gives rise to the protein MSIFFRGVLLAVALPGVALAQSASEAPAPRVSATPPTVTPSLRPAARPDPAPAEIPATPSTAEARAFAEWVSRFRGRALTQGVSSQVFDAAFEDAAYLPEVIARDRNQSEFTSTIWQYLDRAASDARVENGRAALREHGRILDAIEARYGVEKEVVTAVWGLESAYGTRRGDIDIVSALATLAHDGRRGAFFEAQLVGALKIVQSGDVAPRQMTGSWAGAMGHTQFIPTSYIAYAVDFTGDGRRDIWSDDPTDALASTAAYLANFGWVTGQPWGVEIRLPEGFDYSQASRQIKRMPSDWAAAGVTGIDGAAVEDFGEASILLPAGASGAAFMIFRNFEVIERYNAAEAYVIGVGHLADRLAGGDPIDADWPRDDRALAFAERVELQRRLTEAGYNTRGADGMIGPLTIGAIRNYQRASGAIPDGYASLRLLDTLRSDGS
- a CDS encoding ATP-binding cassette domain-containing protein, whose product is MLRLEDLLLARGDFLLGASVSIPRGARVAILGPSGAGKSTLLDAIGGFLAPDHGRILWEGRDITAVPPADRPVAMIFQDNNLFPHLTVARNVGLGLRPNGRLDAADRARVLGALADVGLDGMAERRPADLSGGQQSRVALARVGLQDRPILLLDEAFAALGPAMKREMIALVTRFCDARDLTLLMVTHDPEDARRLDGDIMVVADGGVSAPAPARATLADPPASLAAYLAG
- the thiB gene encoding thiamine ABC transporter substrate binding subunit; its protein translation is MKPLFVLGIGLLGCPALAQDRPVLDVYTYDSFVSDWGPGPAIAEAFEAECGCELNFTAPGDGAALLARLRLEGARSDADVVVGLDTNLMAAAGETGLFAPHGIDDIAWDLPVEWNDPTFLPYDWGYFAFVHEADFDPPTSFRDLAEGDASILIQDPRSSTPGLGLLLWVSAAYGDEAPAIWEGLADNIVTVTPGWSEAYGLFLEGEADMVLSYTTSPAYHAIAEDDDSKRAALFDEGHYLQIEVAGMLAGSDQPDLARDFLRFLAGDAAQSVLPTTNWMYPARIPEEGLPEAFGDLVSPGTALQFPPGEVPAIRDTALEAWLAALSR
- a CDS encoding thiamine/thiamine pyrophosphate ABC transporter permease ThiP, producing MARRAEPVIRPATVAGALAGGLVLTLILGSIAAVAWTAEPGAGLGPSDWAALRFTLWQAALSALFSVALAVPVARALARRRFPGRSLVVTALGAPFILPVIVAILGLVMIFGRGGALNWALGALGLPPVGIYGAWGVVLAHVFFNLPLATRLILQGWLDIPAERFRLAASLGMAPRALFLRIEVPMLVRVVPGAALVVFLICITSFAVALTLGGGPRATTVELAIYQAFRFDFDLGRAALLALLQLGITVLAALLALAVATPDAMGAGLDRPPRRWGNPPVTFDAVVLAVALLFLLAPIAVLTARGLPQLAGLPSEIWSAASRSCAVAMGSAALTIALALPIAIAVERIRGGAARALEIAGMMGIAASPLVIGTGLFVVTFPIIAPDRLTLPVTGLVNAVMALPFALRVLVPAVARTEAQFGRLATSLGIEGAARFRLVILPRIGRPLGFGAGLAAALSMGDLGVVALFADADDATLPLQLYRLMGAYRMDDAAGAALLLLALSLAAFWIFDRGGRVDAQA
- a CDS encoding cytochrome c1 — its product is MLRKLTLGAMLALGLAGGPALAAEEGHVTDFDFSFEGPFGSYDQMQLQRGLQVYTEVCSACHGLRYVAFRALGEEGGPALPEPQVRAYAEFYEVYDEALLDGQGDYRPAIPTDHFPQSSLSNAPDLSLMAKARAGFHGPYGTGISQLVNGMGGPEYIASLLTGYTGEQREEAGAVLYENEAFPGGWIAMAPPLYGDDVPFADGSPTDLESTAQDVAAFLMWTAEPKLGARKQAGFTGVLMLGVLAVLLYLTNKRIWAPHKRKIKHKGH